AGCCTTCTCCTACATCATTGAATTAGACCCTGAGTCCAGACCAGGGAAATGTGGGGGCGGAGACCTGTACCTTTTGACAAGACTCAATGAATTCCTCGATGGTCACCACCCCATCCTTGTTCCTGTCCATCTTCTGCGAAAAGGTATTCGGGGGGGATAACAGGAGGGATGGCAGGAGAGAGGCAGGTAGAATTCAGGTAAGTTCCCCACTGGGACCGCACCTTCTTCCCTCTACTCCAGGACCCTCCAGCCTACCCCACCCCAAGTACCTGGAAGAAGCTCTCCACGTGTTCCCTCGGGGCCTCCTCCCGGAGTGCAGGATACGTATACTTGCCCATCATGTCATAGATGGACTTCATAATATCTAGCATTTCCTGTTAGGCCAGAAAAGGAGAGCCTCAGAGCCTACAGCCTCCAAGCcgggaggcccagggcccagggcaagCATTGCCTTTGCTGATAATGCGCATGTGAGTCTCATTTCCTTCCTGTGGGCCTTTCACACCCCCCTCCAGCTCTTCAGTTGCCCTGCACACCTCCTTGGTGATGCAGCCGTCCTTGTTGAGGTCATACAGGTTGAATGCCCAGTTCAGCCTGTCATCTATGGTTCCTCGAAGGATCACGGACAAACCAGCCACAAAGTCCTGGGAAGGAGGCAAGGGGGGAATATGTCTTCAGATACCGTTCACTCAAGCTCCTCTCCAAGTCTGGCCCATATATCCTGGCCCCGgagccccaggcctccctggccTATCTTCTCCAGCTCACCTCAAAGCTGACGGAGCCGTCGTGGTTGGTGTCAAAGGCATTGAAGAGAAAAGTGGCGTATGTGCTGGAGTCTGCAGAACAGTGAGCCAGTGAGCTTGGCTACCAGACGGCAGTGGACTTCTGACCCCCGTGGGGCTCCCCAAACACCTCTTATCATTTGGCATTCCCAGGTGCCCCCCACAACCCTCTCCCCAACTCAGCCTAGAGATGGACAGACAGCTGCTTCCTGTGAGGCCTTGGCCCCTCACCTCCTTGAGGGAAGAACTGAGAGTAGATCTGCTTGAAGTTCTCCTCATTGACAATTCCACTGGGACATTCCTGGGCAGTGGGGAGACCGGACTGAGGACACAGACAAAAcctccttccccatccctcccctttccagcacagagagtcccagagagagACAAAACCTTCATGTCTCCAGGGGGCTCACCGTGGAGCTCTTCTGATGGGGGCCAGATTTCTTCCCAacggaaaaaacaaaaacaaaaacccacaacaaaACCTAACCGGACTGTCTACAGGCTCCGCCCCTTCTCAAACAGGCCAGAACCTCCTGCTAGACGttgggactgggggaggggagtggggtgggggtggaagaggaagaaggggattctctctccccctccccttctgtctCACACCCCAAAGCCAGGCCACCTTTCTGATTGGTCCAGGATAGGCCTCGCCCCTCCtgtcccacccctctcccagtTTGGCCTTGCTTTTTACACTCACGTTCTTGAAGCCCCGGTACAGGACCTGCAACTCTTTGCGAGTGAACTTGGTTTGCTCCTGCAGCTGCTCCAGACCCTCGGGCCGGTGACACACGGTGGACAGTTCAAACTCATCCTCCACGCTgtctgtgggggttgggggggcgagggagggggagaggcgcGCCTCAGGCCCAGCCCCTATGACCCCTCTTCAAGATCACCGATCCGTAAATCCCCCCTATCTCCAATACCAGAGACCAGCCTGCCAGTTCCCTGGACGTGAAAGCAAGGAGACAAGACTCTGGTCAACTTCAGGGTCTAAGAGCAGGCCCGGCCCAAGGCCAGGCCTGTCTCCAGAGCCAGGGATCCGACCCGGCGCTGgcctctgggcccctgggccctggtAGGAAAAAAAGGCCCCAACCCATCTTTATCCCGCAAGGGGCTGGAGTAGTGAAGACAGGTTCTGAGAAAGGGCGTCTGAGGATCCAGCTTCTGTGCCTTCCCACACCTACCCGGATCTGCCCAGTCCAGGTCTTGCCCCGCCCAGATTCCCGCCTTCCAGAGCCATGCTGGAGCCATGCCCCGCCCAGATCCAGCCAAGCCCCATCTagaccccacccctgcctccacctcCTGTAAGCCTTAGCCAaggccccacccccggccccatcTCAGTCCCCAGAGCCCCCAACATCCAGTCCCCCAGGCAAATGCCCCCACCCCGTTCTCCcaaagccccccaccccgcccccgcccccaccaggagAGTAAGTCACCTGGATCCAGCGGGCGGGGTCTGTGGGGGCGTAGGGAGGCTGGGGCGGCTAATGCTGAAGGGAGCGCACTGTCACCGAGAAAGCCGAAAGCCCGGCCAACTGCAGACACACACCTTGTCTGTCCCTCCCACTCACTGCAGATCTCACAAACCTGCGTGTTACAATGCACACACCCCAGCCCCGCACGCAAAAGCACACGTAACGAACGAGCACAGGCATACACGAAGTGGACCCCACGCACGCCTGCATGCGGCACTCACGCCGGTTCTTTTTCCGAATCTAAAACGACACTCCAATAACTACAAAAAGGGCCTGGATGGCTTGCAAAATGAAGTACGATCCTACGACATGGACAAGGCCCAACTGAGAAAACAGGCCTGGAGACAAAGGGAGGGCACTCAACTGGGAACCAGGCTGCCACTAGAAAATCCAAGTATCCTGGCATCTGGCGGAAGGCGGGCTCCATCCGCATGGGCGACATGCACTTCGACAACCATAACATGCCCAGGGACGGGGCAGGAGGCCAAAGTCACAGACACTAACCCAGCTAAGCCACGCACAGGCGCACAGACCCGAACAGCCGCCTGGACCAGCCCGCAGCACGTCGGTCACAGCACTGGGCTCCGGCGTCAGCCGTGCCACCCTGGCCACGCCCAATCACACAGGCCCCGCCCATTTCGCACACAGGTGCCGCCTAAAGACACTAGGGCCCCGCACCCCAAACTGACCATGTCCCCACACTGGGCCTCCTCTGAGGACTGTAGCTACGCCTGCTCACTCTCGCGCTAGCCAGTACCCACCCTACCAGGGGGGCACACTCGCCGCGCACGCGTGCACACAcgagcacacacacagaggcccgCTCCAGTCACACGGTCCCACACGACGGGCCCCGCCCCAGGAAGTACAGGAGCGGCACTTGCTTTCACTGACTGAGGGCAGGGCTTGGGGCccgcagcaaggcagcagcttgaGGAACCGCTGCTTCAGCGCTTTTTTAGTGGGCCCTGGAGGGTGGCCTGGGAAGAGAGAAGACCCCGGGAAGGCACATTAACCCCCACTGCCCCTCGGTTCCCTGTCCCTTTCCCACCACCACACATTAAccccggctgggggcggggtgttGGGGAAGGTTGAAGGGGGATGGCAAAGGTAGCTGAGACCAGGGTTTGGGGAGCCGGGCAGGTTTCAGAGGCATGGAAACCCAGGGAGGCAGCTGGGGTACCGTGCATAATGGGACCCAGCTGGAGAGAGCGAGGCAGCTCCGGGCAGGTGGAATCGGCTTCAGTGTCTGCTGACCCAGTGCCCTTGCCTCCAATGCTAGGGCTGGACCTCTGAGTGTGATGTCCAACCCAAGGACTGCCCGGGTAGGaacacctgtctctctctctctctctcacacacagacagGCATGTAGAGTGACACACAGAACAGTAAACCACAGAGTGATGGATGCCACACAGTGACAGCTTGACACCCAGTCACTCACACCCTGTGGCCTAATTAAGCAGGCTTCAAcacatgtgcgtgcacacacatgtgctgaCCTAACACTCTTTAACGCAAACACACGGCTGTGGCCTGGGAACACCATGGCACACAAGAGGAACTGCACAGGCCATCCTACACACAGTATGATCAAGCCACACAAAAACACACGACCCTGGGGACATCATGACACAACATGTTAACGCCACTCTGGGACCTTATAATATTGTGACACACACTACGGTCCCCAGGACAAGTGCCCATTATCATACTGTGACCTATGCGCCCACGCACCCAGACACTAAGGCTGCATGCAGCTCAATGCAGAAGCCCCATCGGTCCAGAGGATGCCCACCTTTCTTTCCCAAGGTACCGGTATCTTCCTGCCAGTGCAACAGGGTTCCCCAGCAGCtaactcatccatccatcctgaAAGTGCCCCTTTCCAGTCCTTTCCAGTATGGTCTACTCTTTGAAGGTGAAATGACACTGAACTTTGAGGCAATAAGGACCTTAAGATAAGTAATTTAGTGTAACGTGGGGCTAGCTGGAGCCCCCCCCATCacacttcctctccttcccccttgctTACACACACGTCCTGCAGCTCTCATTGCACCCTAAGGAGCCCCCCACGTTCATGTGTGTCTGTTTCCTGGCTGCACCCACATCCAGACTCCAGGGCCAGAGTCCGCAGACACTGAGGCTGGCCTCAGTCCACTTCTCAAAGGGCCCAACTTTCTCTGGTTAAAGGTTACTCAGCCGTCTCAGCTCCCACACAGGCTCCGCCCTCCCAACGCAGTTTCCACCCCCAGGATAAGGTCTTGCCCGAGGTGGGTAactgctgggagtcatggccttcTCCCACTCCAActggtcctctctccctcctccacagcAGGAGCtctggagaggtgggagggaggcagtgggctGGGTAGGGGATCGATGgcggcctggcccctggcccagggctccaTTAGCCCAGACTTTGGTTTCCCGAAGCTGAGGCTGTATTGCACCTGGGGCCTCTGGTGCTACGTAGAGCTGCCACCAGACTGAGGGGGCAGCTCCCCCCTTCTTCCAACCTCCTCTTCACACGTCCTCCTTACCTGCTCCCAAGACCCAATCTCCTCTAGGCTCCTCtaaagatagaaagagaaaggggCTGCCTTCAGCCTATGGGATGCTGGGTTTCCTGGATAACCCCTCTTCCCACCAAACAGTCTAAAGGGCATGGTAAGTTAGAGCCCAACTGATGTCATCCAATCATGAttggatgagccctggctggtgtggctcagtggagtccagtgtgattcccagtcagggcacatgccagggttgtgggccaggatcCCAGTCGGGGGCAacctatagatgtttctctccttctctttctccctcctttcccctctctcttaaaaaaaaaaaaaaaaaaaaaagattggaggAACCCTAGTTCATCTAGGACCAATTCCTGTTCCCCACCCCAACAAACGCAGCAGAGGATGGGGGGTGAGCGAGAGGTCTTCTGCTCCTCCTCAACACTAGAGCAGTGCATGGACCTTCATCTCGTACTGCCTCCTTTCACATGTTTTAATTCTTCCCTGCAGTCCCCCTGTCATGGTTCTTGCCTGTTCACCCGTCCCTGGTGGAAATGGGTACGGCCACGCTATGGAGCTGCACAGTTCTTGGTGTAGAGTGGAGGGAGAGGCCCAAACTCTCCGGGGGAGGCAGAACACgtccccctctccacccccaacaTCACTCTCCCCACTTGAGTGGAGGGCTGATTTCCCACTCGCAGTGTCTAGGCCCTGGGTGCCATTCTGCCCTTGGACGCTGAGGGCAAGTGGGCGCCTGGGAAGCAGGGTCCTgagcccacccaccccctccctcctgccggAGCAGGTCTATAAATGTCTCATTCATGCTGTTCTCCCTCTTGTCCCTCCAGAACCCACTGCCCTCCTGAGTCTTGGGTGTGGAGCTAGTGATGCTCAGGGAGCTTCGGGAACAGCCACGTACACAATCCGACACCCATGGGGCAGCCACACACATGCTGTCCCCCCAGGCACGGTCACATCCACCATCTGACAAAGCCACACATCCTGTCACTGTGACACATTAAATTACATTCCTGTCACATACACAGGCTCACACAGTTACATGCTTTGCCTTTTCTCgtcatacacacagacacacaatcaTACCCCCTGCATC
This Phyllostomus discolor isolate MPI-MPIP mPhyDis1 chromosome 5, mPhyDis1.pri.v3, whole genome shotgun sequence DNA region includes the following protein-coding sequences:
- the KCNIP2 gene encoding Kv channel-interacting protein 2 isoform X1, producing the protein MRGQGRKESLSDSRDLDGSYDQLTGHPPGPTKKALKQRFLKLLPCCGPQALPSVSETLAAPASLRPHRPRPLDPDSVEDEFELSTVCHRPEGLEQLQEQTKFTRKELQVLYRGFKNECPSGIVNEENFKQIYSQFFPQGDSSTYATFLFNAFDTNHDGSVSFEDFVAGLSVILRGTIDDRLNWAFNLYDLNKDGCITKEEMLDIMKSIYDMMGKYTYPALREEAPREHVESFFQKMDRNKDGVVTIEEFIESCQKGLLLLFNLPRDALNIPRKQEPEDPSPASSAAPLPCCHSLIDLLVPLART
- the KCNIP2 gene encoding Kv channel-interacting protein 2 isoform X10, which produces MRGQGRKESLSDSRDLDGSYDQLTDSVEDEFELSTVCHRPEGLEQLQEQTKFTRKELQVLYRGFKNECPSGIVNEENFKQIYSQFFPQGDSSTYATFLFNAFDTNHDGSVSFEDFVAGLSVILRGTIDDRLNWAFNLYDLNKDGCITKEEMLDIMKSIYDMMGKYTYPALREEAPREHVESFFQKMDRNKDGVVTIEEFIESCQKDENIMRSMQLFDNVI
- the KCNIP2 gene encoding Kv channel-interacting protein 2 isoform X2, translating into MRGQGRKESLSDSRDLDGSYDQLTGHPPGPTKKALKQRFLKLLPCCGPQALPSVSENSVEDEFELSTVCHRPEGLEQLQEQTKFTRKELQVLYRGFKNECPSGIVNEENFKQIYSQFFPQGDSSTYATFLFNAFDTNHDGSVSFEDFVAGLSVILRGTIDDRLNWAFNLYDLNKDGCITKEEMLDIMKSIYDMMGKYTYPALREEAPREHVESFFQKMDRNKDGVVTIEEFIESCQKGLLLLFNLPRDALNIPRKQEPEDPSPASSAAPLPCCHSLIDLLVPLART
- the KCNIP2 gene encoding Kv channel-interacting protein 2 isoform X3; the protein is MRGQGRKESLSDSRDLDGSYDQLTGHPPGPTKKALKQRFLKLLPCCGPQALPSVSETLAAPASLRPHRPRPLDPDSVEDEFELSTVCHRPEGLEQLQEQTKFTRKELQVLYRGFKNECPSGIVNEENFKQIYSQFFPQGDSSTYATFLFNAFDTNHDGSVSFEDFVAGLSVILRGTIDDRLNWAFNLYDLNKDGCITKEEMLDIMKSIYDMMGKYTYPALREEAPREHVESFFQKMDRNKDGVVTIEEFIESCQKDENIMRSMQLFDNVI
- the KCNIP2 gene encoding Kv channel-interacting protein 2 isoform X6, with amino-acid sequence MRGQGRKESLSDSRDLDGSYDQLTDSVEDEFELSTVCHRPEGLEQLQEQTKFTRKELQVLYRGFKNECPSGIVNEENFKQIYSQFFPQGDSSTYATFLFNAFDTNHDGSVSFEDFVAGLSVILRGTIDDRLNWAFNLYDLNKDGCITKEEMLDIMKSIYDMMGKYTYPALREEAPREHVESFFQKMDRNKDGVVTIEEFIESCQKGLLLLFNLPRDALNIPRKQEPEDPSPASSAAPLPCCHSLIDLLVPLART
- the KCNIP2 gene encoding Kv channel-interacting protein 2 isoform X8 → MNLEGLEMVAVLVVLALFVKVLEQFGLFEPVSLEDSVEDEFELSTVCHRPEGLEQLQEQTKFTRKELQVLYRGFKNECPSGIVNEENFKQIYSQFFPQGDSSTYATFLFNAFDTNHDGSVSFEDFVAGLSVILRGTIDDRLNWAFNLYDLNKDGCITKEEMLDIMKSIYDMMGKYTYPALREEAPREHVESFFQKMDRNKDGVVTIEEFIESCQKDENIMRSMQLFDNVI
- the KCNIP2 gene encoding Kv channel-interacting protein 2 isoform X4; translated protein: MNLEGLEMVAVLVVLALFVKVLEQFGLFEPVSLEDSVEDEFELSTVCHRPEGLEQLQEQTKFTRKELQVLYRGFKNECPSGIVNEENFKQIYSQFFPQGDSSTYATFLFNAFDTNHDGSVSFEDFVAGLSVILRGTIDDRLNWAFNLYDLNKDGCITKEEMLDIMKSIYDMMGKYTYPALREEAPREHVESFFQKMDRNKDGVVTIEEFIESCQKGLLLLFNLPRDALNIPRKQEPEDPSPASSAAPLPCCHSLIDLLVPLART
- the KCNIP2 gene encoding Kv channel-interacting protein 2 isoform X7; translation: MRGQGRKESLSDSRDLDGSYDQLTGHPPGPTKKALKQRFLKLLPCCGPQALPSVSENSVEDEFELSTVCHRPEGLEQLQEQTKFTRKELQVLYRGFKNECPSGIVNEENFKQIYSQFFPQGDSSTYATFLFNAFDTNHDGSVSFEDFVAGLSVILRGTIDDRLNWAFNLYDLNKDGCITKEEMLDIMKSIYDMMGKYTYPALREEAPREHVESFFQKMDRNKDGVVTIEEFIESCQKDENIMRSMQLFDNVI
- the KCNIP2 gene encoding Kv channel-interacting protein 2 isoform X5, with protein sequence MNRCPRRCRSPLGQAARSLYQLVTGSLSPDSVEDEFELSTVCHRPEGLEQLQEQTKFTRKELQVLYRGFKNECPSGIVNEENFKQIYSQFFPQGDSSTYATFLFNAFDTNHDGSVSFEDFVAGLSVILRGTIDDRLNWAFNLYDLNKDGCITKEEMLDIMKSIYDMMGKYTYPALREEAPREHVESFFQKMDRNKDGVVTIEEFIESCQKGLLLLFNLPRDALNIPRKQEPEDPSPASSAAPLPCCHSLIDLLVPLART
- the KCNIP2 gene encoding Kv channel-interacting protein 2 isoform X9, which codes for MNRCPRRCRSPLGQAARSLYQLVTGSLSPDSVEDEFELSTVCHRPEGLEQLQEQTKFTRKELQVLYRGFKNECPSGIVNEENFKQIYSQFFPQGDSSTYATFLFNAFDTNHDGSVSFEDFVAGLSVILRGTIDDRLNWAFNLYDLNKDGCITKEEMLDIMKSIYDMMGKYTYPALREEAPREHVESFFQKMDRNKDGVVTIEEFIESCQKDENIMRSMQLFDNVI